From a single Gavia stellata isolate bGavSte3 chromosome 5, bGavSte3.hap2, whole genome shotgun sequence genomic region:
- the LOC132317077 gene encoding coiled-coil domain-containing protein 110-like: protein MPSGPPRRRGSRHHGGGGAGKPPRGTHFPALLRRSAGRRGELTPGCQRSRRRRPGGGEQGAGQRQRAEAEAAGLKTLGARGAARAGPLRAGGVTADCDVNRHAAPLRQCGEGTGALCPLRLVSEAWDVGAEAASRSGSGLAGRKSGGEERPRWDGGLSRLLRGPAPTAGRRGRDRGRSRYLFCHGCFAFSKEKLALGGSLGCFPRDLPETRSPVDDRTAGAEDPTDLQTTLKILQQELESFQTFGQQTLENIYMVQSKIREILNKYTFERKTPLCSSDKILMTCTPSDASLLMEYPESLSSKREVHHDQQPCSDEHVEVNSNTGNVISDINTPHRISLKTTAIEKVEKSEDLFGNNRILAIENECKCGHLLSGTDLETERLNAAHKKVILSESKHHISSPKFGKEFHKTDNINYLTKFLKPEFQQSVHNDLDLLADNTEKSGFSYREKFNNFKKSAEMVTSLDESHIGLDPVQENGLHFDQEFHKDSKCANVWGGSPTTVYSEKAESQSKNVRKEFRINYSEGDRFQINSFSEMVKDKLLMLDNKQKLEKEKEQQQTTLNQTLPRPGNQKFCEIKVASEYDGKMEALQKSLKNSKDLQKTAHDLPNKNLALKNKVEPLTLTIQSSKEKISKYNVQIIYLAEEKKCVQPQLVKSQEDNKECVKEAKNFLIKWKEPQNQKNILEEERNQLPNRNQHSIQTQHDFQISNQKVEEKMTAVTCERQRLSAILKFLQKEHFKLQETNEKLEMEISQLTKENSSLKQELERNQSSMQQIKEKETAAKSELETHLQLMKTLEAKSLNLEMALQECSDTKQMLQKDFEKLQSDKAYTEKKLMTELRNAKADIDLLKSNLTSANRECKRLSTALTNVTEENPLLKKELQEYRQDTSKYENDIRKLTKERLLLENLPRTTENERDVSQSEFRRLLKDCIHLRRQVTAVVCGQGKPGYTSGTTQYYCYSEYSTRICREISV, encoded by the exons ATGCCAAGCGGGCCGCCGCGCCGAAGGGGCAGCCGCCACcacgggggcggcggggcgggaaaGCCTCCCCGGGGCACTCACTTCCCGGCCCTCCTCCGCCGCTCTGCGGGCCGCCGCGGGGAGCTCACGCCCGGCTGCCAAcggagccggcggcggcgcccgggcGGCGGCGAGCAGGGTGCCGGGCAGCGCCAGCGCGCGGAGGCGGAGGCGGCCGGGCTCAAGACGCTTGGGGCGCGAGGGGCAGCTCGAGCGGGCCCCCTCCGCGCGGGCGGCGTCACCGCAGACTGTGATGTCAATCGTCACGCAGCCCCGCTGCGTCAGTGCGGCGAGGGGACCGGCGCGCTGTGCCCCCTGCGGCTCGTCAGTGAGGCCTGGGATGTCGGGGCCGAAGCCGCCTCCCGCAGCGGGAGCGGCCTCGCTGGGAGGAAAAGCGGTGGAGAGGAGAGGCCGCGCTGGGATGGAGGGCTGTCCCGCCTCCTCCGGGGGCCAGCCCCCACCGCTGGCCGGCGTGGCCGAGACAGAGGTCGCTCGAGGTACCTGTTTTGCCACGGTTGCTTCGCCTTTTCCAAAGAGAAACTCGCCCTTGGCGGGAGCCTGGGCTGCTTCCCCAGAGACCTTCCAGAGACTAGGTCTCCTGTAG ATGATcgcacagcaggagcagaagacCCAACTGACCTGCAGACAACACTGAAA aTTCTTCAGCAAGAGCTGGAATCATTTCAGACATTTGGGCAACAGACTCTGGAGAATATTTACATG GTACAGTCTAAAATCCGTGAGATactaaataaatacacattCGAAAGGAAAACTCCACTATGTAGTTCAGACAAGATTCTGATGACTTGCACACCAAGTGATGCGTCTCTG CTTATGGAATATCCTGAATCGCTGTCCTCTAAGAGAGAAGTTCATCACGATCAACAACCCTGTTCAGACGAGCATGTGGAAGTAAACTCCAATACTGGAAATGTCATCAGTGATATAAACACTCCACACAGGATTTCGCTTAAGACTACAGCAATTGAAAAGGTTGAAAAATCAGAAGATCTGTTCGGAAACAACAGGATACTTGCAAtagaaaatgaatgtaaatgCGGACATCTGCTATCTGGCACTGATTTGGAGACAGAAAGGTTGAATGCTGCCCATAAGAAGGTCATTTTGAGTGAATCTAAACATCATATATCTTCTCCCAAGTTTGGGAAAGAATTTCATAAAACAGACAATATTAACTATCTTACCAAGTTCCTGAAACCAGAATTTCAGCAGTCAGTCCATAATGATTTGGATTTGTTAGCagataatacagaaaaatctggCTTTTCATACAGAGAAAAAtttaataactttaaaaaaagtgcagaaatgGTGACCTCTTTAGATGAATCACATATTGGTTTAGATCCAGTTCAAGAAAATGGCCTACATTTTGATCAAGAATTTCATAAAGACTCCAAATGTGCTAATGTATGGGGTGGTTCTCCCACAACAGTATACAGTGAAAAAGCAGAATCTCAAAGCAAAAATGTACGTAAAGAATTTAGAATCAATTACAGTGAAGGTGACAGATTCCAGATTAATTCTTTTTCCGAGATGGTGAAAGATAAGCTACTAATGCTTGATAACaaacagaaactggaaaaagaaaaagaacaacaacagaCTACTTTAAATCAAACGCTACCGAGGCCAGGAAATCAGAAATTCTGCGAAATCAAAGTAGCCTCTGAATATGATGGCAAAATGGAAGCATTGCAGAAGTCCCTGAAAAATTCCAAGGATTTGCAAAAAACAGCACATGATCTTCCAAATAAAAATCTAGCTCTCAAGAACAAAGTGGAACCTCTTACTCTTACCATACagtcttcaaaagaaaaaatatcaaaatataaTGTGCAAATTATATATttagctgaagaaaagaagtgTGTGCAACCCCAGTTGGTTAAATCACAAGAAGATAATAAGGAATGTGTTAAGGAAGCAAAGAACTTCttaataaaatggaaagaaccccaaaaccagaaaaacatccTTGAGGAAGAGAGGAATCAACTCCCTAATAGAAACCAACATTCAATACAGACACAACATGATTTTCAAATTAGCAACcagaaagtagaagaaaagaTGACTGCTGTTACCTGTGAAAGACAGAGGCTCAGTGCAATCCTAAAGTTCTTGCAAAAGGAACACTTCAAGTTacaagaaacaaatgaaaaacttgAGATGGAAATATCCCAgcttacaaaagaaaacagttccCTAAAGCAAGAGCTTGAAAGAAACCAGAGTTCAATgcaacaaataaaagaaaaagaaaccgCAGCAAAATCTGAACTGGAAACTCATCTTCAGTTAATGAAGACACTGGAAGCCAAAAGCCTTAACCTTGAAATGGCCCTACAGGAATGTTCTGATACTAAACAGATGCTGCAGAAGGACTTTGAGAAACTCCAATCAGATAAAGCttatacagaaaagaaactcaTGACTGAActcagaaatgcaaaagcagataTTGATCTTTTAAAGTCTAACTTGACCAGTGCAAACAGAGAATGCAAGAGGTTATCAACAGCACTAACAAACGTCACAGAGGAAAATCCGTTACTTAAGAAAGAACTGCAGGAATATAGACAAGACACTTCCAAATATGAAAATGACATTAGAAAATTGACCAAAGAACGCTTACTATTAGAAAATCTCCCGCGGACTACTGAAAATGAGAGAGACGTATCACAGTCTGAATTCCGCCGTTTGCTTAAGGATTGTATTCATCTCCGACGCCAAGTTACAGCTGTAGTCTGTGGGCAAGGGAAACCTGGTTACACTTCTGGTACCACACAATATTACTGTTACTCTGAATATTCCACTAGAATTTGTAGAGAAATCTCTGTCTAA